From the genome of Nocardia mangyaensis:
ACCGTCGAAGCGACGGGTGCCGTAGTAGGCCTCGCGCAGGATGAGCATCGCCGAGCGAGTGCCGATGAGGTCCATGGCGCGCGCGATGGAACAGCCCGTGGTGTCCCACGCGCTCAAATCCGCCAGAGGTCCATCCATCACGGCCGCCATGTCCGACATCATACCCACCACTGACTTGATCAACGATAGTTAGCGCCTATTCTGACTATTGTTAGATAAAGTCAGATAGGTCGAAAGAGGACTCCCATGCGAGACGCGGTCATCGTCGAAGCGGTACGCACCCCCATCGGCCGGGGCAAGCCCGACGGCGCACTGCACGACATCCATCCCGTCGACCTGCTCGCGCACAGCCTGCGCGCGGTGATCGAGCGAAGCGGCATCGACCCGGCCCTGGTCGACGACGTGATCGGCGGCATCGTCACCCAGGCCGGCGAGCAGGGCGCGAACATGACCCGGCGGGCGGTACTGGCCGCCGGGTATCCCGAATCCGTGCCGGCCACCACGGTCGACCGGCAGTGCGGCAGCAGCCAGCAGGCCATCCACTTCGCCGCACAGGGCGTGCTCGCGGGCGCCTACGACATCGTGGTGGCGGCGGGCGTGGAATCCATGGGCCGAATTCCCATGGGCGCCAACCTCGTCGGCACCACCGACCTCTCCGGTGTCGCGTTCGCCGAGCGTTACCCGGACGACCTGGTACCCCAGGGCATCAGCGCCGAACTCATCGCCGCCCAGTGGGAACTGACCCGAACCCAGCTCGACGAATTCGCCCTCGGCAGCCACGAAAAGGCCGCCCGCGCCACCAAAGACGGACTCTTCGCCGACGAGCTCGCACCACTGAACGGGTTGGCCACCGACGAGGGCATCCGGGTCGGCAGCACGCTCGACACCCTCGCGAAGCTGCGGCCCGCCTACTACGACCCCGCCATGGCGGCGCGCTTCCCGCAGATCGGCTGGGAAATCACCGCGGCCTCGGCCAGCCAGGTCAGCGACGGCAGCTCCGCGGTGCTCATCATGTCCGGCGAGCGCGCCGCCCAGCTCGGCCTGCGTCCGCTGGCCCGGCTGCACAGTTTCGCTGTCGCCGGGGACGACCCGCTGCTCATGCTCACCGCCGTCATCCCGGCGACCGAGAAGGTGTTGCGGCGGGCCGGGCTGGAGCTGGCCGACATCGACCTGATCGAGATCAACGAGGCGTTCTCCCCGGTCGTGCTGGCCTGGGCACAGGAGACCGGCGCCGACCTGAGCAAGGTGAACGTCAACGGCGGAGCCATCGCCCTCGGCCATCCGCTGGGCGCTTCGGGCGCCCGGCTGATGACGACGCTGGTCCACGCCCTGCACCAGCGCGGCGGACGCTACGGCCTGCAAACCATGTGCGAGGCGGGCGGCCTCGCCAACGCCACCATCATCGAACGACTCTGACCGGTGAGTGGCGGCGTCTCGGCGCCGCCACTGTCCATCGATACGCTGACGCCGTTCTCGATTACTTGACCTGGGCGCAATTGGACGAGGGAATCGACTGAACCGGCGCGCTCATCGTCACGACCACGTGGCGATCTCGCGGCCGGTCAGGAAGGTGGCGATCACCACCAGGGCGCCGAGTGCGGGCACGTAGCCGATGCGCCAGTCCTGGCGCATTCCGATCGCCACCCACACCGCCGAGCCGATGGCGGCGGCTGCCGCGCCCGCGCAGGCCACCTGGGAGCCAAAGGTCGCGTAGGGGGTGTAGCAGCCGCCGTAGTCGAGGGGGCAGGTGCGGTCGGCCAGCTCGAGGTGGATCGCGGTGGCAGCCGACGCGCAGGCGAACAGGACCAGTGCCGCGAGCAGTACCAAGGCGGTTGTCCGGTCGGTGTCACGGCGCATGGTCTCAGGATCGCCCGGCACAGGCCGGTGCGACACCGTGGAACTACTCGAGCCGAGATCTCGTCGACCTCTACGATCGGGACGATGGGCGCCGATACGTTCGTTTATGCGATTCCGCTGCGTACGCGGTTTCGGGGGATCACCATGCGCGAGGGGATGTTGATTCGGGGGCCGCTGGGGTGGGGGGAGTTCTGCGCGTTTCCCGAGTACGACGATCGGGAGGCGGCGGGGTGGTTGGCGACGGCGGTGGAGCAGGTGACGGTGGGATGGCCCACGCCGGTACGGGAGCGGATTCCGGTGAATTGCACGGTGCCTGCGGTCGGGCCGGAGGCGGCCGGTCGGATCGTGCGCGAGTCCGGTTGCGCCACTGCGAAAGTGAAGGTCGCCGATCATCCCGGCTCGCTCGCCGAGGATCTGGCGCGGGTCGCCGCCGTGCGGGAGGCGATCGGGGACGGGGCGATCCGGGTCGACGCCAATGCGGTGTGGGATGTGGACACCGCGGTGCGGAACATCGGTGAGATCGACCGGGCCGCTCGGGGATTGGAGTACGTGGAGCAGCCGTGCCGGACTGTCGAGGAATTGGCGGAGGTGCGGCGGCGGGTGCCGGTACGGATCGCGGCCGATGAATCGATCCGGCGGGCGGAGGACCCGTTGCGGGTCGCCGTCGCGGGGGCCGCGGATGTGGCGGTGCTCAAGTGCACGCCGCTGGGTGGGGTGCGGCGGGCACTGGCCGTCGCCGAGGCGGCCGGGCTGCCGACCGTCGTGTCGTCGGCGCTGGAGACGAGCGTCGGGCTGTCCGCACAGCTGGCATTGGCCGGTGCGCTGCCCGAGCTCGAATTCGCCTGTGGATTAGGCACTCTCGCGTTGTTCGAGGGTGATCTGGTGGCAGATTCGCTGCTACCGGTGGACGGGTGGCTGCCGGTTCCGACCGCTCCCCCGGACCCCGATCCGGCGCTGCTGGAGAAGTATCGACATCCCGATCCCGAGCGGGTCGAGTGGTGGTTGCGGCGGTACGAGCGGGTCAACGCACTCCTCGAGGTCGACTGACGCCGGCGGCCCGGCGGTGCCCGCACAGCGCGCGCACGCCGCAGCGCAGGACTCGGCTGCCGCTCGACGTCGCACCGGCCGACTCGCTCCATGCCCGGACCCACCGTTAGGTTGTGCACAACCCAATTGCGCGCTACAGTATGGGCATGACCGACGGACTGGCCCTCGACGAACAGCTCTGCTTCCCGCTCTACGCGGCGTCGCGGGCGATGACGTCGGTCTACCGCCCGAAGCTGGAACGCCTCGGGCTCACGTATCCGCAGTATCTGGTGATGCTGGCGCTGTGGGAGCACGACGGCCGCAGTGTCAGCGAACTCGGCAAGGCCCTCGATCTCGACTCGGGAACCCTGTCCCCCCTGCTCAAGCGGCTCGAGGCGGGCGGTTTCGTCGAACGGCGGCGGGCCGTCGAGGACGAGCGCCGCGTCGACATCGTGCTCACCGAACACGGGCGGGGCCTGCGAGCCGAAGCCTGCCGGATCCCCGCCGAGATGTCGGAGATCGTCGGACTGACCGCCGAGGAATTCGATGCCCTGCGCGGCCTGCTGCGCAAACTCACGCACACCCTCACGGAGAAATGAGAGCTGACATGAAGGTCCTCTACACCGCAGAAGCCCTTGCCACCGGCGAAGGCCGCACCGGCCACGGCCGCACCACCGACGGCAAGCTCGACGTGACCCTGGCCCCGCCGAAGGAGATGGGCGGCGACGGCGCGGGCACCAACCCCGAACAGCTCTTCGCCGTCGGCTACGCGGCCTGCTACCACTCCGCCCTGCGCTTGGTCGGCAAGCAAGCGGGCGCGAACGTCAGCGATTCCACCGTCGGCGCCCGCGTTTCGATCGGCCCGAACGACGCGGGCGGCTTCGAACTCGCCGTCACCCTCGAGGTGACCCTCCCCCACCTCCCCCGCGACGAGGCCAAGGCCCTCGCCGACAAGGCCCACCAGGTCTGCCCCTACTCCAACGCCACCCGCGGCAACATCGACGTCGACATCCAGGTCACCGACGACTGATCCACCGGCGAACACCGCCCCCGGGACCACCGATCACCACGCTCCGATGGCGTCGACCTCGACCGCGACTCATCTGAGAGCGCGGTGATCCGGGGGCGTGAATCCGATGGCAGCTCACGGACGTATGCGTCCTGATTCGTATGCCCACATCGCGGCCTCGACGCGGTTGCGCAGCCCGAGTTTGGTGAGGATGCCGCCGATGTGGGTCTTGACCGTGCCGAGCGAGAGGAAAAGCCGGTCGCCGATCTCGTTGTTCGTCAGGCCGGCGGCGAGCAGGGCGAGCACGTCCTCCTCCCGGGCGGTGAGCGGATCCATCGGCTGTCGCGGACGCGGGGGCCGGCGGGCGAATTCGGCCAGCAGGCGCACGGTGATCCGGGGCGCGATGAGGGCGTCACCGTTCGCGGCGGCGCGCAGTGCCTCGCCGATGAGTTGTGGGCCCGCGTCCTTGAGCAGGAAACCCTTGGCGCCCGCGCGCAGCGCGGCGTGGACGTACTCGTCGAGGTCGAAGGTGGTGATGATGACGACCGCGACCGGATCGGTGACATCTGTTCCGGCGAGCAGCGCGGTGGCCTCGATGCCGTCGAGCCGAGGCATGCGGATGTCGAGCAGCGCGACGTCTGGGCGCAGTCGGCGTGCGAGTTCGACCGCCGCCACGCCGTCGGAGGCCTCGCCGACGACCTCGATACCGGGCTGAGTTTCCAGGAGCATGCGCAGGCCCGTGCGCACGGTCTCCTGGTCGTCGGCGACGAGAACGCGGATCATGCCGCACCTCTCAGCGGCAGCGCTGCGCGCAGCGTCCAGCCGCCGCCGGGATCCGGGCCCGCGATGACGTGTCCACCCAGAAGTGCTGTGCGCTCGGATATTCCGCGTAGGCCGTGGCCATCGCCGGAGGAGGGACGGGCGGCGGCACCGTCATTGTGGACCAGGATGTTCGCGGACTTCGCGTCTACGGTGACGGTCACCGCGATCGCGGTGGCCGCGCGGGCGTGACGTCGTGCGTTGGTGATTCCTTCTTGTGCGATGCGGAACAGCGTCGAGGCGACGAGGTCGGGCAGATCGTCCGGCGCGTGGACGCGCACGGCCACCGGTGGCGGGCCGGGGTCCGCGAGGTCGACGAGCTCGGTCAGGCCCGCGGCAGGTACGTAGCCGGCGGGCGCACGCAAGGTCCGCACGAGCGAGCGCATGTCGGTGAGGACCGCCTGCGCCTCGCGCTCGATCACGTCGAGTGACGCCGCCACCCGTGACACATCGGGCAGCTCGGCGCCCGCGACCTGCGCGCGGATCGCGATGGCCGAGACGTGGTGTGCCACGGTGTCGTGCAGGTCGCGGGCCAGAGCCTCGCGTTCACGCGCGCGAACGGCGTCGAGCTCCCCGGCGCGCGACTCCACGCGTTCGCGGCGCAGGGCCCCGATCAAGCATGCGCCGCCCACGAACGCGACCCCGGCGACAGCCCCGGCGAATCCCTCCCCACCGAGCACGATCGACAGCCCGACGCCGAGGCCGAGCAGTGCGCCACCCACGAGCCGATCGCGCCCCGATCCCCAGCGGAACACGGCATAGGGAATGCTGAGCACCGCGAACATCGTCACCAGCCCGGTCGGTGAGCTTCCCGCGACGGTCCGCGCGACGGTGAATCCCGCCGTCACCACGGTCATGACCGCGACGACGACCAGCGGGCGCGACCGGCGCCACAGTAGGCCGGGCAGGATCGCGAGGGTGACCAGCGTCGTCGCGAGCGGCCACGTCAGGTCGGTGCGGACCGCGCCCTCGACGACCGCGGCGGCGGCCAACACGATGACGAGCACGATATCGCGCGGCTGGGGACCGTCGGCGCCCGGCGCGGCGGGGCGCGACCACCCGACGCCGAGCAACCCTCGCACAGTAGGCATGCTACTCACGCCTCGGCCAAAGCGGCGCGGTGACGCCGACGGGCCGCGCGGCGGCGGACGATCACCCATTCGGCCACGATGGCATTGATGATCCACCCGGCATCCATCTGCACCACCCGCGCGACGACGTCGGGCTCGCCGAACATCAGCAGGAACGGCCCGGAGGTGAGCACCTGGGTACCCGCGCCCAAGGCCAGCGCGTAGGCGCGGATCATCCACGCGCCGTGCGCGGACCTGTCGCGACGCGCGATCGCGGCCACCCCCGCGGCAAGGAAGGCGAGCATCAACCCTCCAACGAGGTACCGCGACAGCGCGAGCACCACCCCGTCGACGGGCGGCGAATCGTAGAACGCGGTCATCCACAGTCCGCTCACCGCGACCACCAGTCCCGCCGGAACAAGCAGGTAACGCCCCGCGAATCGATGCCACGCGAGATGCCTGCGACGCAGACCCGGCAGAAACTGGAACGCACCGACGACCGAGTAGACCAGCGCGCCGACAATGTGCACGACGACCGGCAACGGCATCCGCAGAAACCGCGCGTTATCGAGTGTCTCGGGCGCCCCCGACACGATCTCGCCGATGCGTATCATCCCGGCCAGCGACGGCACGAGGGCGAGCAGGATCAGTCCGGCTGCGATCAGCCATTCACGGCGAGGAATGCTCCCAGGTACGTCCATATCGTGATCGTGCACGCGACGACCGCACCACCGCTTCGGCCATCCGGCCGAAGCTGCTCCCCACGGAACACCAGGCCCAGCACCTATGTAGCGGCCTCACCCGAACCGCACCCCACACCCCCCGAAAGTAGCCCGAATCAGCAGCGCCGCTTCAGGCCCGATCACTCCGTCGACCAATTCGATATAGCGAGTGCAGAATTCGGGCCCATGGGGCGCCTCTCCCGCAGTAGGCGCGAGGTGATGGGCGAGTTCGTGCAGTACCACCAGCTCGCGCAATGCCCATGCGCTCACGCCGGTGTGCAATGGCACTGCCAGGACCGCCTCGGCCACCTCGTAGTGAGCGGCAGAACTCCCGGCCCGAGCCCGGACCCGCACCGGCACCCCCGCCCGTGCCCATTGCCCCCGAACCCAGTTCAGCGCGAGCACCTTGTCCACATAGCTCTGCACCGACTCGACCGACGCGAACCGCCGCTCGACCGGCAAGGTCACCTGCGACCCATAGATGTCCACCGTCCGATGCCCGAACTCGGCAGCCCGATCGAACACCCCCCGCACCAACTGCTCACCGTCGTACACCTTGGCCCGCTGACTGTCCCGTCGCGGCTGCCTCCCATCATCGGACACGGCCCACTCCAGACCCACCGCCCCGCATTGCGATTCTCCGACCGGGTTCAGCGCCCGGCGAAAGCCCCGGGCCCATCGGGTCGACGGGGCGGTAGGGAGCACCCGCATGATGCCGCCTGCCCCGCATCCTGACGGCACCACCCGCTCCGGCAGTTCTCAACGACCCGTGAGTTTCGCGCGGGCCGCGGGCAGTTCCGGCAACGCCCCCAGCCGCGCGGTACGCCCCGCCCGATCTCCCGCCCGGCGAGCAGCAGCCGAATGCCCGGTGGACGCCTGCGGCCCACGCCAGATCCCACGAGCCTCGGAGGTGGCCGTGTAGAAGTCGGTCAACGCAACCTCCTTGTCGCGCAGCGCCAGCGCCGTCCCCGTGGATTCGGCTTTCGATTCCTCGGCGACCACTTCGGCCTTCACCTCGGCCAGGCGGGCACCCACCCGCGCCGCGAAAGCCATCTGAAAGTTGAGCCGGGCCGTCACCCCGGCCACCGGCGCCTCCACCTCGCGCCGCACCGTCCGACCGAATCGCTTCTCGCTGACGATCTTGACAACCGTCGCCTCCCGATACGCACCGGATTTGATGTAGTGGTCCGAGGCCCGCACCATCTGGATGAGCAGGCTCGCGTAGAGCGCTTCGCAGGCGTCGATGTCGGCGTCGAAACCGTAGGCGTAGACCTGGGCGGAGGTGCGAGCGACATCGCAGCGCACATCGTTGGCGGTCGCGATGGCGACGAACAACTGCACGTAAGTGCGCAGCCCCTTTCGCCCCGGCTCACCGATCGGGATGATCCGCTGCACCGGCACCGGCCTGCGCTCCCGGCTCGCGATGTGCGAACGCGCGACCGCCAGATCGATCGACGATTTCGTCGCCAACCGCTGCGCCGCCGCCAGGAAAGCCTCGGCCTCGTGCTCGTTGTCGGTGGACTCGGCCTTGCGCAGCAAACCCCCGATCCGGGTAAGCATCCGGTCGGGCGCCGGCAGCGAGGGACTGGTCACCTCGTCGAGGGTAGGGCACCGCACCGACACCCGGCCGCAGCGCAACTGACCCGAAAGTAGCCCAAAGGGCAGGACGATCGGACGCAACGAGCCGTCACCATGTATGTTGCCTGTTGCACCGCACGGGTGTGCTGCTGCTCACGTCTCGACCCTGGAGTGTCTGCGATGGCCTTGAAGTTCGTCCCCAGAGCGACCATGGTTGCTGCCTCGATCGCGTTGCTCACCGCATCGTTCGCCAGTGGCTGCTCCAGTGACAACGGAGGTAACCCGCTCGACGAGAATCTGACGGGCCGCGGCCCGATCACCTACGTCGAGGGCAAGGACACCACCGAGACCGGTGTGGTCAAGCAGCTCATCGACCGGTGGAACGCCGCGCATCCGGACGAGCAGGTGACGTTCAAGGAGCAGTCGGCCGACGCCAACCAGCAGCGCGACGACCTCGCCGAGCACTTCCGCGCCAAGCAGGACGGCTACGACGTGGTCGCCCTCGACGTGCCGTGGACCGCGGAGTTCGCCGCCAAGGGCTGGATCCAGCCGCTGAAAGACTCCTTCGCGATCGACACCGCGCCGCTGCTCGCGCCGACCGTCGCCAGCGCCACCTACAACGGCACCCTGTACGCGGCCCCGCGCAACACCAACGGCGGCCTGCTGTACTACCGCACCGACCTGGTGCCCAACCCGCCGCGTACCTGGACCGAGATGCTCGGCCAGTGCCAGATCGCGCGCGACAACAACATCGGCTGCTACGCCGGTCAGCTCGCCCCCTACGAGGGCCTGACCGTGAACACCTCCGAGGTCATCAACGCCTTCGGCGGCAGCTTCGTCGGCGCCGACGGCAAGACCCCGACCGTGAACAGCCCGGAGTCGAAGGCCGGCCTGAAGGTCCTCGTCGACGCCTACCAGAACGGTGACATCCCCAAGGAAGCCATCACCTTCAAGGAAGGCGAGAGCGCGAGCGCGTTCGAGTCCGGCAACCTGCTGTTCCTGCGCAACTGGCCCTACCTGTACGGCCAGGCCAACGCCGACGGCTCCGCGGTGAAGGACAAGTTCGGCGTCGCCCCGCTGCCGGGCAACACCGGCGTCGGCGCCTCGACCCTGGGCGGCTACAACGCCGCGATCAGCGCGTTCTCCAAGAACAAGGCCACCGCCGCCGACTTCGTGCGCTACCTGATCAGCGAAGAGGCCCAGCAGATCATCGCCGCCGGTGCGCTGCCCTCGGTGCGCGCCTCGCTCTACGACGACCCGGCCCTGATCGCCAAGATGCCGTACCTGCCCGCGCTGAAGGAATCCATCGCCAGCGCCGTGCCGCGTCCGGTCACCCCGTTCTATCCCGCGGTGTCGAAGGCCATCCAGGACAACGCCTATGCTGCCCTGAACGGCACGAAGTCCGTCGACGACGCGGTCGCCGGCATGCAAAAGGGCATCGAGACCGCCGGTTCGTAGCGGAGCGCGCAGCGGACCCGACCAGACCGTAGGAGAGTAGTAACGGTGTCGGATCCTTCGGGACCCAAGCAGCGCGGGCTTGCGCTGGAACTGCAGCGATCCGGCAAGGCGTGGTTGTTCATCACGCCGGTGCTCGTCGCGCTGGCCGTCGTCATCGGATATCCGGTGTTCCAGGCGATCTGGATGTCCTTTCAGCAGGACGCCGGGATCGACCCGGCCACCGGCATGTTCGTCGAGGGCGGCAGCGCGGGGCTGAGCAACTACACGCACTGGCTGCTGCAGCAGTGCAATTCGCTCGGCGGCACGATCTCGTGCCCGACCGGCACGCTCGGCTCGCAGTTCTGGTCCGCGGTCTGGGTCACCCTGTTCTTCACGGTGGTGACGGTGTCGCTGGAGGCGCTGCTCGGCCTCGGCATGGCCATCGTGATGGGCAAGACCTTCCGTGGCCGGGCGCTGCTGCGCGCCGCCGTGCTGATCCCGTGGGCCATTCCCACCGCCGTCACCGCGCGGCTGTGGGAGTTCATGTTCCAGGCCGACGGCGTGGTGAACCGGGTGCTCGGCACCGACATCCTGTGGACCTCGGATGTGTGGGCCTCGCGATTCGCGGTGATCATGGCCGACGTGTGGAAGACGACGCCGTTCATGGCGCTGCTGATCCTGGCGGGCCTGCAGGTGATCCCGAACGATGTGTACGAGGCCGCCAAGGTCGACGGCGCCTCGGCCTGGCAGCGGTTCGTGCACATCACGCTGCCGCTGCTCAAGCCCGCGCTGCTGGTCGCGATCCTGTTCCGCACCATGGACGCGCTGCGCATGTACGACCTGCCCGCGATCATGACGCTGGGCAACCCGGCGACGAACACGCTGTCGATCCTGGTGGTCGACCAGGTGCGCCAAGGTCCCAACAGCGCCGCCGCGCTCTCGACGATCACCTTCCTGCTCGTCTTCGGTATCGCGTTCGTTCTGGTGAAGGTGCTGGGCGCCAACGCGGTTCGCACGCAAGAAGAACAGCGGAAGGCGGCCTGATGAGCATCTCGATGACCAAGGACGCGCCCGATCAGCCGGCCGAGCTCGCGGCGCAGCCGGTATCGTGGCGCAAGCGCTTCGGCACCGCCCGCCTCTACCTCGGCGTGTTCATCATCCTGGTGTGGGGGCTCGGGCCGTTCTACTGGATGACCGTCGTCGCGTTCCGCGATGCGTCCCACACCTTCGACAGCACCCCGTGGCCGACCCACGTCACGTTGGAGAACTTCCGCAACGCCTTCGACACCAGCCGCGGCAACGACTTCGGCAAGGCGCTGCTCAACAGTTTGATCATCGGTTCGGCGACGACGGCCATCGCGCTGGTGCTCGGTGTGCTCGCCGCGTACGCGCTGGCGCGGATGACCTTCGCGGGCAAGTACCTGATCTCGGGGCTGATCCTGTCGGCGTCGATGTTCCCGGCCGTGGTGCTGGTGACGCCGCTGTTCCAGCTGTTCACCGACCTGGGCTGGATCGGCCAGTACCAGGCAATGATCATCCCGAACATCTCGTTCGTGCTGCCGATGACGGTCTACATCCTGGCTTCGTTCTTCGCCGAACTGCCCTGGGAGCTCGAAGAAGCCGCGCGCATCGACGGTGCGAGCAAGCTGCAGGCGTTCCGGTTGATCATGCTGCCGCTGGCCGCGCCCGCGGTGTTCACCACCGCGATCCTGGCGTTCATCGCCGCGGTGAATGAGTACCTGTTGGCCCGGCTGCTCTCCGGTGAGCAGACCAAGCCGGTGACGGTGGCCATCGCGAGCTTCTCCGGCAACGATCCGCTGGTGCAGCCGTACGCGGCGATCATGGCGGCGGGCGTGATCGTCACCGTGCCGCTGGTGATCATGGTGCTGCTGTTCCAGCGCCGGATCATCTCCGGTCTCACCGCGGGCGGCGTCAAGAGCTGACGGGCGGCGCGTCGCGCCCCCAGCCGCGCTTCCCGGGTTCGGCGACCCACGGCGGGTAGAGTCACCCGCATCGATACATCGGTGCAGGTGAGTTCTTCCATCGCTGTGGAAGGAGAGGGTCGTGGCCTCCGAGGGCGGGCGCGGGCGTTCCGGTGACGATCCGCCGTACACCTCGATCGCCGGATTCCGTGACCCGCTCTCGCCCGATCAGCCGCCCCGCAAAGGCGCGGCGCGACGCGCGCAGGCCGCCCGGCTGGCCGAGGGCACGGAGGGCGACGAGCCACCTCGACGGCGTCGTCGTACCAGGGGCCAGCGGATCCGGCGCCTGCTGCTGAGTCTGTTCATCCTCTTCTTCTGCGTGCCCACGCTGCTGTTCGCCGCGGTGTACTGGAGTTCGGAGATTCCCGAGCCCGCCGAGGTCGCGGTCGAACAGCCCGCCACCGTGCTGGCCGCCGACGGCACCACCGTGCTGACGAAAATCATTCCACCGCAGGGCAATCGGATTCCGATTCCGCTCAGCGACGTGCCCTTCCCGGTCCGTGACGCGGTGCTCTCGGCCGAGGACCGGAATTTCTACACCAACCCCGGCTACTCGACGAGCGGGTTCCTGCGGGCCGCGCGGGACAATCTGGCCGGCCACGACAACGCGGGCGGCGGGTCGACGATCACCCAGCAGTACGTGAAGAACGCCTTCCTCAGCTCCGAACGCACCGTCACCCGCAAGATGCGCGAGCTGATCATCGCCGCGAAGATGGCGCGGCAGTGGAGCAAGGACGAGATCCTGGCCGCCTACCTCAACACCATCTACTTCGGCCGTGGCGCCTACGGGATCGCCGCCGCCGCGAAGGCCTACTTCGACAAGCCGGTGCCTGAGTTGACGCTGGCCGAGGGCGCGGTGCTGGCCGCGGTGATCCGCTCCCCCTCGGTGCTCGACCCGGAGACGCATTTCGATCAGTTGCAGGCCCGCTGGCAGTACGTGATCGACGGCATGGTCGAGATGAACGTGCTCGCGCCGGGCGAGCGCGACGCGACGGTGTTCCCGCCGATCATCCCACTCGTCGACACCCCGGCAGCGGAGATGGCGCTCGGTCCGGAGGGCCATATCCGCACCCAGGTGCTGCGCGAGCTGCGCGCCGCCGGACTCACCGAGGCCGACATCGACACCGGCGCACTGCAGATCACCACCACCATCGACGCCGCCGCCCAAGCGGGCGCGATCGACACCGTGCGCGAACGTCTGGCCTGGCAGCCCGAGGAACTGCGCTCGGCGGTGGTCTCGATCGATCCGCGCA
Proteins encoded in this window:
- a CDS encoding thiolase family protein translates to MRDAVIVEAVRTPIGRGKPDGALHDIHPVDLLAHSLRAVIERSGIDPALVDDVIGGIVTQAGEQGANMTRRAVLAAGYPESVPATTVDRQCGSSQQAIHFAAQGVLAGAYDIVVAAGVESMGRIPMGANLVGTTDLSGVAFAERYPDDLVPQGISAELIAAQWELTRTQLDEFALGSHEKAARATKDGLFADELAPLNGLATDEGIRVGSTLDTLAKLRPAYYDPAMAARFPQIGWEITAASASQVSDGSSAVLIMSGERAAQLGLRPLARLHSFAVAGDDPLLMLTAVIPATEKVLRRAGLELADIDLIEINEAFSPVVLAWAQETGADLSKVNVNGGAIALGHPLGASGARLMTTLVHALHQRGGRYGLQTMCEAGGLANATIIERL
- a CDS encoding o-succinylbenzoate synthase, yielding MGADTFVYAIPLRTRFRGITMREGMLIRGPLGWGEFCAFPEYDDREAAGWLATAVEQVTVGWPTPVRERIPVNCTVPAVGPEAAGRIVRESGCATAKVKVADHPGSLAEDLARVAAVREAIGDGAIRVDANAVWDVDTAVRNIGEIDRAARGLEYVEQPCRTVEELAEVRRRVPVRIAADESIRRAEDPLRVAVAGAADVAVLKCTPLGGVRRALAVAEAAGLPTVVSSALETSVGLSAQLALAGALPELEFACGLGTLALFEGDLVADSLLPVDGWLPVPTAPPDPDPALLEKYRHPDPERVEWWLRRYERVNALLEVD
- a CDS encoding MarR family winged helix-turn-helix transcriptional regulator, which codes for MTDGLALDEQLCFPLYAASRAMTSVYRPKLERLGLTYPQYLVMLALWEHDGRSVSELGKALDLDSGTLSPLLKRLEAGGFVERRRAVEDERRVDIVLTEHGRGLRAEACRIPAEMSEIVGLTAEEFDALRGLLRKLTHTLTEK
- a CDS encoding organic hydroperoxide resistance protein — protein: MKVLYTAEALATGEGRTGHGRTTDGKLDVTLAPPKEMGGDGAGTNPEQLFAVGYAACYHSALRLVGKQAGANVSDSTVGARVSIGPNDAGGFELAVTLEVTLPHLPRDEAKALADKAHQVCPYSNATRGNIDVDIQVTDD
- a CDS encoding response regulator: MIRVLVADDQETVRTGLRMLLETQPGIEVVGEASDGVAAVELARRLRPDVALLDIRMPRLDGIEATALLAGTDVTDPVAVVIITTFDLDEYVHAALRAGAKGFLLKDAGPQLIGEALRAAANGDALIAPRITVRLLAEFARRPPRPRQPMDPLTAREEDVLALLAAGLTNNEIGDRLFLSLGTVKTHIGGILTKLGLRNRVEAAMWAYESGRIRP
- a CDS encoding sensor histidine kinase; the protein is MPTVRGLLGVGWSRPAAPGADGPQPRDIVLVIVLAAAAVVEGAVRTDLTWPLATTLVTLAILPGLLWRRSRPLVVVAVMTVVTAGFTVARTVAGSSPTGLVTMFAVLSIPYAVFRWGSGRDRLVGGALLGLGVGLSIVLGGEGFAGAVAGVAFVGGACLIGALRRERVESRAGELDAVRAREREALARDLHDTVAHHVSAIAIRAQVAGAELPDVSRVAASLDVIEREAQAVLTDMRSLVRTLRAPAGYVPAAGLTELVDLADPGPPPVAVRVHAPDDLPDLVASTLFRIAQEGITNARRHARAATAIAVTVTVDAKSANILVHNDGAAARPSSGDGHGLRGISERTALLGGHVIAGPDPGGGWTLRAALPLRGAA
- a CDS encoding DUF2306 domain-containing protein; the protein is MDVPGSIPRREWLIAAGLILLALVPSLAGMIRIGEIVSGAPETLDNARFLRMPLPVVVHIVGALVYSVVGAFQFLPGLRRRHLAWHRFAGRYLLVPAGLVVAVSGLWMTAFYDSPPVDGVVLALSRYLVGGLMLAFLAAGVAAIARRDRSAHGAWMIRAYALALGAGTQVLTSGPFLLMFGEPDVVARVVQMDAGWIINAIVAEWVIVRRRAARRRHRAALAEA
- a CDS encoding TIGR04338 family metallohydrolase; amino-acid sequence: MSDDGRQPRRDSQRAKVYDGEQLVRGVFDRAAEFGHRTVDIYGSQVTLPVERRFASVESVQSYVDKVLALNWVRGQWARAGVPVRVRARAGSSAAHYEVAEAVLAVPLHTGVSAWALRELVVLHELAHHLAPTAGEAPHGPEFCTRYIELVDGVIGPEAALLIRATFGGCGVRFG
- a CDS encoding DUF2786 domain-containing protein, whose product is MLTRIGGLLRKAESTDNEHEAEAFLAAAQRLATKSSIDLAVARSHIASRERRPVPVQRIIPIGEPGRKGLRTYVQLFVAIATANDVRCDVARTSAQVYAYGFDADIDACEALYASLLIQMVRASDHYIKSGAYREATVVKIVSEKRFGRTVRREVEAPVAGVTARLNFQMAFAARVGARLAEVKAEVVAEESKAESTGTALALRDKEVALTDFYTATSEARGIWRGPQASTGHSAAARRAGDRAGRTARLGALPELPAARAKLTGR
- a CDS encoding ABC transporter substrate-binding protein, with amino-acid sequence MALKFVPRATMVAASIALLTASFASGCSSDNGGNPLDENLTGRGPITYVEGKDTTETGVVKQLIDRWNAAHPDEQVTFKEQSADANQQRDDLAEHFRAKQDGYDVVALDVPWTAEFAAKGWIQPLKDSFAIDTAPLLAPTVASATYNGTLYAAPRNTNGGLLYYRTDLVPNPPRTWTEMLGQCQIARDNNIGCYAGQLAPYEGLTVNTSEVINAFGGSFVGADGKTPTVNSPESKAGLKVLVDAYQNGDIPKEAITFKEGESASAFESGNLLFLRNWPYLYGQANADGSAVKDKFGVAPLPGNTGVGASTLGGYNAAISAFSKNKATAADFVRYLISEEAQQIIAAGALPSVRASLYDDPALIAKMPYLPALKESIASAVPRPVTPFYPAVSKAIQDNAYAALNGTKSVDDAVAGMQKGIETAGS